The following DNA comes from Apis cerana isolate GH-2021 linkage group LG14, AcerK_1.0, whole genome shotgun sequence.
CCACTACCAATCTATCGCATCATATTTTCCCTATTTTAAGTCGTCAAAATCCCTACATCAAATACTTATCAGTTGTCTTAAAAAACACaaaatgtgtaaatattttggattttttttaatttgttatattattgattaagtatcacatatttttaataattaaatataaatcaataaagtaaatttttaaaaatgtaaaaatttaaaagaatattcttattataaaattccttttatatattttgacacGATAGACatggtaaaatttaaaagtttttacaaTACTtagggaaataataataaagttaatcaaattcttttattatgaaGCACACCTGTTGTTACTAAGCTAACTTTACGTATGTATACTATTAATAACATACTTCACATATGTTGTCATActtccttaaaattttcaacgacATTATGAGTACATAAGATAACATATGGATAGCTAAGCCATGatatatgtacgtatgtaTACATTTGTCACTatgatattatacttttaataatatgtgtaggatttttgttaatatgcatcaaatttcgtattttcaaattaattattattataaattaaaataaaatttcatagaaaatataacctctattatttgtttatagaaaataatatcgacaCTTAGAAGCGCAACCCTCCATTTAAAGggtgttttaaaataaagtacgGAGCACATGTTCATTATTTAAGTTATGACAAATAccatgataaaaaattgatgttagtaataatggaaaaacttttttattacacgTAAAATATTGCCTATTTACGGAAAAATaggttttaaacatttttctatttaattattatatgtccGAAAACGAGTATGGTAAATGAGTGCCTTAAAAGATCAAGATCCCGATTACGGGCCATCTGCTGCAAGTAATGAAAAACATCAACgaatttatgaagaaaatggtatatattgaatatttgatcaaaattatatgatacttctatttgaaaatgttgTATCTAacctatttatattctatttgttttaACATTGATcactattttctaaaaataatattataaattaaattaataaagtgtatttatttgtattaattaataaattaattgtatttctttgtatttgcattttactttattattattattcattttagcACGAAGCAGTActgcaaagaaaataaacgcTATTATTGAAAAGGAATTTTCTCAAGAAATTAAcacaaaagagaaagaagtttTAGAAATACAAGAAAGATTACACAGAGCaacaaaaattcttcatttattaCGTTATGTTATTGTTgcagatttttataatcgtaAACAATGTCAAAATTCACAAAATGGAGAAACAAAGCAAACTCAAATTCATCCtgcaataaaagaattaattggtAAATCACCAAAGATATCTGATAAGTTAAATATTCCCATATCAACATCAAgtgaaagttattttaatacatcacaatcaatttcaatatctcCATTTAATATCACTGGTAATGCTACAATAAAAACAGAAGAAACTTCTGAACATTGTCGGCTAGAGAAAAGAAGTAATGAAACAGATGAAGAATCAAGGCCAAAGAAAATTCCTCGATATATTCCACCGAAAAGTGGAATTCCAGAGTCTCAATGTCCATCAAGAGGTATTAGACATAAGATACGAAAACgtataattattggaaatatttcaaaatggaTTCCCCCAGAATGGAGAGAAGATGCAGCTAGTCATAAATGGACAATGTATGTTAGAGGAAATAAGGAAAATCCTGATATCAATGATTTTGTTAGTAAAGTCAGATTCTTTTTACATCCTAGTTATAGACCTAATGATGTTGTGGAAGTTACATCAACGCCATTTTGTCTATCAAGACGTGGTTGGGGTGAATTTCCATTAAGAGTACAATTGCATTTTAAAAGTGCTCTTAATAAACCAAtggatataattcattatttgaaaCTAGATCGTACTTATACTGGTTTACAAACTTTAGGATCTGAAACACTTGTCGATATATGGATTTATGCAGACTCCCGAGATTCTAAacgaaatacgaataaatttatagatcaaGATATTAACGAAGtcaaatataattgcaaagtaaaattagaaaatgacaAAGATATTAATCCTATATTTGATTTCactagtaataataataaaaataataatataaatgaaacattaaaattaacagaTAAGATTTGTGACGTATTAGTTAAAAAGGAATCTTCaggagatataaaaattagcgaagatttaattaatatgaaaaaattgctattttatatagaacttGATCATGATTATTGTGGTTCAAAGTACTTAAAtagttctgaaaaaaatttaactattgATCATTCATTAATAACATCAACTGATTTATCTTTAGATAAAACTGTCATAGTAGAGTATCagtcaaaagaaaataaaaaagaaagtattgaaaataataatataatagcaaaTGAACTCTCAATGAAtggagatttaaataatttaaaactaaaagaagaattaattaacacAAGTATACCTtcgttaaatgaaattaatcagGGCACATTGAAAGTATTTCCATTGAGTTGTTCCAAAGTTCACTCGAATCTTCGTCCTTTGGAAATTTCCATTCCTCCATTGTTTGAACCATCTGGAAATAAGCATGTCTTAGTTCTtcagaataataaaacgattccTGTGGATATTACAGTTCCATGTAtggatgataattataataatgatttaacgaaatcgaaaaatttaaatttatctgcTTCTCGTGGTATtagcttattaaaaaaaccttTAGGTTCAGAAACTACAATTCAAGTACGAAATACTAATGGAACAAAAGTACAACCAGGATTAAAACTCAAAGTTTCTAaaagtattcttttaaatttaaattcaaatgtaCCAGTGTTAAAAATagcagataaaaaaaatttaaataatattttccctAATTTCGAAAAGGATTCAGTTActgaacaaatattaaaaataaaaaatgaagagatAAAAGAATCAAAAGCATTACGTCAAAAAATCACTTTAGgcaaggataaatataaaattcaaagtaaaaaagaattttatgatGAAGTTTTTCGGACAATTGAGACtgcaaatattctaaatattcaagGCCTattacgatttattattagaagaatGCCTATGATAACTCGAGATGCTTCCGACTCTGATTATAGACGGTTACATCCTTATGCTTGTGTAagcgaagaagaattttttagatatactaTAACAAAGCGAAATGCTTGTGAATGGAATCGAGCAAAAATGATAtggtgttttttaaaaaaaaaaccatttaCAGAGGAAGAATTGTGgagtattaaagaaataatgatttgGGCAAGATTGCATGGTTATACACCTCTTTCtccgaattttaatattcggtCAATAAAACAACAGAAAAGTTTGCCTAATTCAACAATTACTAAATATGTTTCTACATGTACAGAGCCTGATACTTTTTGTAAATGGCTTCAAGTTAATCCATGTCAATCAAATGAGAATTTAATTGATTGTAATTCATATCACTCTACTGAGTTAGATATTGAGATTGATGTAGTAAATATTGATGTcacattagaaaataaaaaagaactaaaaaaaagaaaagaaaataaagaatatgcaAATACGAAAATTACAGTATTGGaacttgaaagaaaattagaaccattttatgattttgtttGTGAAACTGCTAGAGAAATTGGTATTAAACTAATTTCTGAAGAAATTGTACCCACTGTCGTACATTGTGCGGCTAGTCGAATGATAATGCgagtatgaattattttatttatttttattctatttaaaaattattaaaaaatttcctacatatttttttttatgtttttaggCTGTTGAATGTCTTACAGAAGATTTAGTCAGAATGTCTTTAGCAAAAGCTTGGGAAAGATGCAGTAATAAtgggtaaatatatatttttttaatcaatgttgcttatatatttatacatatacattataatttatatatttatatatattataatgtaaatatcaaatatatatagatagaaaagAATGGTATTATGGCTTCTTGCTGATAAATTAGTATCTACATGTcccgtttttatatttaataaagatatttatgaatGCTTTATctgttaattatgaaaaaagtattatcaTACATCATGAagcataattacataaaaaaattaaagcaatttaaattacaaattacaatttaaaaaaaaacttataaaactgAGAACTATATTACcatcctttatatatatatatatatatatatatatatatatatatatgtattacttatatatattatatatataatatatgtattactattactattattattattattattattgttatcatcATCATGGAATTataacagttttttttttattttatttatagatatccaaaaatgataattttggaTGATGTACGTGGAGCTCTTTTAAATCGTgaagaatttgatatttttacaaatcacGGCTTAGGttcaaaatacaaattatcaattatagattaatgtaaaaaaatataaaatctaggaattttaattatgattatgtaTGCATGTGGACGTGCACGCACATGCGCGTATGtgtgaaagaatatttaatattaagaaaaataaataaattctgccATATTTGAAATACAAGCAATAAAGGTAAGCTGCAATATGCGCTCCAATACAGTTCTGAAAACTGAAGCCTCGCATatgtacaaatttataattttgaataaaatatatatgaaattttgtacaaataattttcaatgatgcttaaactaatttttgaattaaactcTTCTCTGCATAGAAACAAATTAAGTTTCAATCATGTATtagcttttatattttttttttaaatatatataaatgtatgtatatttaaatttaagaaagaaaatattagaaaatatcaatAGATTTCTCACTGAACTGCATTTGATATCCTGTTTATTGCATAATAACATAATCATTTTCTTGCATTGTTGcttgcatttttaataatgtaatatcttttaatcgaGGTGACATAGGAACATAATTAGATTCATCcattattctttgaaattctaaattatttctttgaatttgtaTAGAATTTCTATGAGATGTTAAAGATAAACTACTGGGTCCAGAAACTCGGACATTTGGCAAccttaaaaatacatatatatatgtaataaaaaatgtaatgcaattgtattaaacaattttactaataatttcaagaaaaagtgAATAAATGCAAACCTGCTTTCTTTCATAGACTCTGAAGCACATCTTTGTCTTGGAGGCAAAGGTGGAGGTTCTTCTGATGaatgattgtaaaaaaaatgttctatataaaaacttgAAGTAGCTCCTGTATTTTTACTAGATTCATCAgatatttcttcataaattCCAGAAGTTAGagaaatatcagaaaattttctaatatgataattatatggttctgattgataaacattctcagttagtttattaaatactttacaatttattttttcatatctttcacTTAACATAttcaattccatttttttatttgttattgaataattttgcaaatgtTCATCATGAGATATTGTTCTAATATCACTTTCACTTAAGCTTAAAGGCtttctattaatttgtttGTGTCTTGGACCACGACCCTGAGTTACCAAATCTTGCAATAATTTAGGAGCTTCCAAACAAAACAAATGTAATTCACCAATTCCAGcacgaaaattttttgttgtatGAATTACACAAATGCATTTAACATCTTCTGGTCGTCCTGCTGTGACTAAATGAAACTGATTTAACTCTTcccattcaaaattttctattatttcaccTGAATGAACATCTTTTATCATAATTCCTAATTTATTGGTTATCAAATCACCATATAATCCTGAacaatactttaataattaaaattagaaagtataaatttttatataaataaaaatttaaatacctgTTAACCCTGATGCCTTAGAATGTGAATTATCAACCATAGAGACATTATAAGATcctgttataattttaatttttctaggTTTTAATAGTTGTCTAATGTTTGCCATCCAACGTTGTGATTCTGTTTCTGAATTACCAGCTAAATAAAGTAatggttttctttctttaataggAAATATACCGAAAGCAAATTGTTTAGATCTAGATTGAGTACGACAAATAACGGCATTCAATggtattattatgaaattttctttatcatttgatgatgaattattatcattgccAATGCAATAATCAAGATGTACTTTAATGCCTAGTTCAGAACTAAGCTTTTGAAAGGAACACCAATGTCTTTTCCAAACTTTCCAAGGACCCAGTGTTCTCTTTTTAACTTTATGAACTTTAGATTTACTACCACAATATTTGACATCTAAAAATCCACAGATTTCTTTCTCAgccatttgtttctttttttctgaaagatatttcattattaatatctacaaaacaaaaatcataatttaaacaaaatagaaattaaaaatttcaaaaaaaatttcatataatttgaaaatgatttattacaaaaataatgaataaaaaataatatattatttttaaataaatatcttgcgCTCATTAACTgaaatgataagaaaatatttttttcatcaaataaaatataaaaactatctataatttttaagaaaaaataataaaaataaaaaaattaactatatttaaatattaattttaaaattttataaatttaaaaaacaaaaatgctTGGGTAAATTCAACGTACAGTTTACTTTTATTTGCATTGTTTACTAACTTGCTTATTTCTTAATCTTAAACTCAGTATTACCAATAATATgagaaattaatcaatcagTTGTTACGAAAATCAGAATTccctatatctttttatataactttatcttatttataatctgttaAGCGACAATAGATAAacgcatatatttattatattataaatttgttctaTCAcagatttcatttatttaaagaattacattattattaaaagatttatattcgtatttacaaagattagaaatattcaaaatgttttttttatggttggta
Coding sequences within:
- the LOC108003133 gene encoding uncharacterized protein LOC108003133, which translates into the protein MAEKEICGFLDVKYCGSKSKVHKVKKRTLGPWKVWKRHWCSFQKLSSELGIKVHLDYCIGNDNNSSSNDKENFIIIPLNAVICRTQSRSKQFAFGIFPIKERKPLLYLAGNSETESQRWMANIRQLLKPRKIKIITGSYNVSMVDNSHSKASGLTGLYGDLITNKLGIMIKDVHSGEIIENFEWEELNQFHLVTAGRPEDVKCICVIHTTKNFRAGIGELHLFCLEAPKLLQDLVTQGRGPRHKQINRKPLSLSESDIRTISHDEHLQNYSITNKKMELNMLSERYEKINCKVFNKLTENVYQSEPYNYHIRKFSDISLTSGIYEEISDESSKNTGATSSFYIEHFFYNHSSEEPPPLPPRQRCASESMKESRLPNVRVSGPSSLSLTSHRNSIQIQRNNLEFQRIMDESNYVPMSPRLKDITLLKMQATMQENDYVIMQ
- the LOC108003132 gene encoding YEATS domain-containing protein 2 isoform X2; the protein is MSALKDQDPDYGPSAASNEKHQRIYEENARSSTAKKINAIIEKEFSQEINTKEKEVLEIQERLHRATKILHLLRYVIVADFYNRKQCQNSQNGETKQTQIHPAIKELIGKSPKISDKLNIPISTSSESYFNTSQSISISPFNITGNATIKTEETSEHCRLEKRSNETDEESRPKKIPRYIPPKSGIPESQCPSRGIRHKIRKRIIIGNISKWIPPEWREDAASHKWTMYVRGNKENPDINDFVSKVRFFLHPSYRPNDVVEVTSTPFCLSRRGWGEFPLRVQLHFKSALNKPMDIIHYLKLDRTYTGLQTLGSETLVDIWIYADSRDSKRNTNKFIDQDINEVKYNCKVKLENDKDINPIFDFTSNNNKNNNINETLKLTDKICDVLVKKESSGDIKISEDLINMKKLLFYIELDHDYCGSKYLNSSEKNLTIDHSLITSTDLSLDKTVIVEYQSKENKKESIENNNIIANELSMNGDLNNLKLKEELINTSIPSLNEINQGTLKVFPLSCSKVHSNLRPLEISIPPLFEPSGNKHVLVLQNNKTIPVDITVPCMDDNYNNDLTKSKNLNLSASRGISLLKKPLGSETTIQVRNTNGTKVQPGLKLKVSKSILLNLNSNVPVLKIADKKNLNNIFPNFEKDSVTEQILKIKNEEIKESKALRQKITLGKDKYKIQSKKEFYDEVFRTIETANILNIQGLLRFIIRRMPMITRDASDSDYRRLHPYACVSEEEFFRYTITKRNACEWNRAKMIWCFLKKKPFTEEELWSIKEIMIWARLHGYTPLSPNFNIRSIKQQKSLPNSTITKYVSTCTEPDTFCKWLQVNPCQSNENLIDCNSYHSTELDIEIDVVNIDVTLENKKELKKRKENKEYANTKITVLELERKLEPFYDFVCETAREIGIKLISEEIVPTVVHCAASRMIMLLNVLQKI
- the LOC108003132 gene encoding YEATS domain-containing protein 2 isoform X1 is translated as MSALKDQDPDYGPSAASNEKHQRIYEENARSSTAKKINAIIEKEFSQEINTKEKEVLEIQERLHRATKILHLLRYVIVADFYNRKQCQNSQNGETKQTQIHPAIKELIGKSPKISDKLNIPISTSSESYFNTSQSISISPFNITGNATIKTEETSEHCRLEKRSNETDEESRPKKIPRYIPPKSGIPESQCPSRGIRHKIRKRIIIGNISKWIPPEWREDAASHKWTMYVRGNKENPDINDFVSKVRFFLHPSYRPNDVVEVTSTPFCLSRRGWGEFPLRVQLHFKSALNKPMDIIHYLKLDRTYTGLQTLGSETLVDIWIYADSRDSKRNTNKFIDQDINEVKYNCKVKLENDKDINPIFDFTSNNNKNNNINETLKLTDKICDVLVKKESSGDIKISEDLINMKKLLFYIELDHDYCGSKYLNSSEKNLTIDHSLITSTDLSLDKTVIVEYQSKENKKESIENNNIIANELSMNGDLNNLKLKEELINTSIPSLNEINQGTLKVFPLSCSKVHSNLRPLEISIPPLFEPSGNKHVLVLQNNKTIPVDITVPCMDDNYNNDLTKSKNLNLSASRGISLLKKPLGSETTIQVRNTNGTKVQPGLKLKVSKSILLNLNSNVPVLKIADKKNLNNIFPNFEKDSVTEQILKIKNEEIKESKALRQKITLGKDKYKIQSKKEFYDEVFRTIETANILNIQGLLRFIIRRMPMITRDASDSDYRRLHPYACVSEEEFFRYTITKRNACEWNRAKMIWCFLKKKPFTEEELWSIKEIMIWARLHGYTPLSPNFNIRSIKQQKSLPNSTITKYVSTCTEPDTFCKWLQVNPCQSNENLIDCNSYHSTELDIEIDVVNIDVTLENKKELKKRKENKEYANTKITVLELERKLEPFYDFVCETAREIGIKLISEEIVPTVVHCAASRMIMRAVECLTEDLVRMSLAKAWERCSNNGYPKMIILDDVRGALLNREEFDIFTNHGLGSKYKLSIID